In Pyrus communis chromosome 15, drPyrComm1.1, whole genome shotgun sequence, the genomic stretch aCAAATCCTAACCATCACACAATCTTTAACCAATGTTCTATTATGGCTAAAGCCCTAAGATGATCTCATATAGAAAAACAAGCTTTTTCGACCGATAGGTGGTGATTTTAAAGTTTTGGATCCTCCAAGTAAGGTATGAGACGATTtatgcaaaaaaataattttgaattcaaGTTTTTTCTAAGGTTTAGCATTGCCTGCATAATAAGACTTTGTTAGCCCAAGTCTGTGTGTgcgaaacaaaagaaaaaaaaaagatttagacCCTAGCTTTTAATGTGAAAAAAGAAGAGGAGTTGTAAAGGAAAAAGGTCCTTTGATTCGTGGAATTATGTTGAAATTAAGGTTGCAGCCATGACATTTTCCAACTGGAAGCAAATAGAAATCCTGACATTAAGGGCAAAGTGGCCAATTCACCATTCAACCCCACTAAAGCTGAAAAAACATCTTCCAACTGGAAGCAAATAGAAATCCTGACATTAAGGGCCAAATGATACCGATGACCAACACGTGGAACTAACACGCAGCAGCAGATAAAAGTGGAAAAAGCTGGAACCTAGAAAACACAACATGCACGCACGGacggaaagaaaaatgagagaggGGCAAAGTGGCCAATTCACAATTCAACCCCACTAAAGCTGAAAAAACATCTTCCAACTGGAAGCAAATAGAAATCCTGACATTAAGGGCCAAATGATCTCGATGACCAACACGTGGAACTAACACGCAGCAGCAGATAAAAGTGGAAAAAGCTGGAACCTAGAAAACACAACATGCACGCACGGacggaaagaaaaatgagagaggGGCAAAGTGGCCAATTCACAATTCAACCCCACTAAAGCTGAAAAAACATCTTCCAACTGGAAGCAAATAGAAATCCTGACATTAAGGGCCAAATGATCCCGATGACCAACACGTGGAACTAACACGCAGCAGCAGATAAAAGTGGAAAAAGCTGGAACCTAGAAAACACAACATGCACGCACGGacggaaagaaaaatgagagaggGGCAAAGTGGCCAATTCACAATTCAACCCCACTAAAGCTGAAAAAACATCTTCCAACTGGAAGCAAATAGAAATCCTGACATTAAGGGCCAAATGATCCCGATGACCAACACGTGGAACTAACACGCAGCAGCAGATAAAAGTGGAAAAAGCTGGAACCTAGAAAACACAACATGCACGCACGGacggaaagaaaaatgagagaggGGCAAAGTGGCCAATTCACCATTCAACCCCACTAAAGCTGAAAAAACATGAAGAGAAAGAGGGGCAAAACCGGCGGagcactgttaatgaacagtagtttttcacatatatatacaccttCTACCCCCACTGGTTTTTCACATTTCCCGTTTTCTGACTCTCTCCATCCAAAATCCGAAAAATCCGTTCCGATTCCGCTTCCGTGTTAACCGAGTCAAACCGCCGAGTCAACGACCATGACTGTAACTGACGTCTCCGCCGCCAAGGCCAAGAAGGCGAGTTCTCCGCTTCCATGCTTGCAACCGCTTCCATGCTTGCAACTAATCCAGGTACGTGGTCGGAAAATCGGTATTCTGGTTTAGTTTATGATGTTGCCGTCTGTTTTGTGTTTTCGGAGGCTGATTGCGATGTCGTTTTTGTGGTTTTCAGATCGGCCAGGTGGGATATTTCCATCTGCATCAGGTCGCCGGCGCCGCTCCGGCGAAAGAGAAGTCCGCGCCGGTGGTCGCCGATGCGAAGGCCAAACCGGCTGTAAAGCCCAAGGGGAAGGTTGCGCCGGAGCCCAACTCACAAGCGGTTGCCGCTAAAGCCAAGAAGGTACCTGAGAAAGTGAAGAAGGCCGTCGCGCCTAAGCCTACTGCCAAGGCCGTCGCGCGTAAGCCTACTGCCAAGGCCGTCGCGCGTAAGCCTACTGCCAAGGCCGTCGCGCGTAAGCCTACTGCCAAGGCCGTCGCGCCTAAGCCTACTGCCAAGGCCGCatgaaaatattagtattttttttatttataaaataatataaaataatattaattgtaaTAATGTATAAGATTtgtaatcgttctcgttgcggtGATACTGTATTAT encodes the following:
- the LOC137717024 gene encoding uncharacterized protein, producing MTVTDVSAAKAKKASSPLPCLQPLPCLQLIQIGQVGYFHLHQVAGAAPAKEKSAPVVADAKAKPAVKPKGKVAPEPNSQAVAAKAKKVPEKVKKAVAPKPTAKAVARKPTAKAVARKPTAKAVARKPTAKAVAPKPTAKAA